The Ostrea edulis chromosome 1, xbOstEdul1.1, whole genome shotgun sequence genomic sequence aagttcttcaaaatcagttttagacacattcaaTATACCTGTAAATGGGACGAATAAGCATGAGTTACTGAACCTTTGCTTgattccaaaacttcacaaaacccTTACAAGCATAgacacattgctggatccagtaaatattctaccaagcccccatatttgctcctcatgaaaTTATTAATTGATGTGAAGGAGAAACCTCAAATACATTGTGCCACTGCGAGATGTGGtaataaatcaaatgtggattgtAAAACGTTCCAAAGAACTTTAGGAAATTTGAAATCACCAACTTACCCAAAGTGAATAACatcaaaacatgattttcaacaCTTTCCACAGCCACCCCTCATGCTATATCAAACACTAGCCTTTTTGAGATCATAGATAGCTACTTCTTCAATGACAATGGGTCATTTTGTGGTCAGTCATCGgaaaatattactttgttaaacaccactctggtTCTATGAAGTTGATACTGAAAGATGacggagttcctcattgacaacatctATGTAGTCAGAGGTGACCAGATCTTCCATCAATGTGTTAGAATTTCCATGGTCACGAactgtgctcctttattagccgACCATTTTGATACTCTTATGAGGcaaattttattcaaagtttCTACGTGAGAAGTTACATTGTCTTGCTGTAGGCATCAACTCAATAtctagatatatcgatgacgttttatctactaACAACATTCTTTTtcgttcatatgtcgattcgatatatccaagtgaacttgaaataaaaaacaccattGAGTCTTCCACATCTACTTGATACTTGGATAATTTATTCAACATAGATGTTAAGGCCAACTGATAGCTCAACTTTATGGCAAATTGAATGACTTCAGCTTCCCCATTGTCAGCTTCTCATATTCATTCAACAGTATTATATTATCACCtacatgtggtgtttatgtctctcagctgattcgatgcacaagagcatgttctgtgtatgatcagatTTTAGATTGaggcagtctactgacaaacgagttgatattacaggggtttcaatagtctcgtttaaagtaagcatttcacaaattctatgattGTTATATCGATCTAATCTACAAATACAACTTGGGTCAAATTCTGCCTGACATGtgcataccaattgttaggcctttctttatacgctgattttgactgcggattactccgtttacctgatcaagaaataggGTTCATGGTTGGTGTCACCGGTCAACCTAGGATGCTTTCTCCACTtagacacccgatcccacctctggtatatccaggggttcgtgtttattttgtatttataagaATGACGAAATTTATCATTAatagttatcttcactttttcattcataaaatcaGAAGGTACTGTATATCTGAGTCCTCTGggcatgttttatttatatttatatcacgCGTCGAATCATGGAAGAACTAAGACTCAAAATATCTTATTTCCAAACAAAACATGTAAGTAGTTTGATGTCTTACTTTTTATCACAATGTTAATTCAAAGGGTTCGTTAAAGCATCTCAAACAGAGTATAAAATTGTCATCGAAAGACTAAAACAAGCTagtatttcatttgaatttcttCGAGTTGTTTTCCCCCTGAAGAACATAGACATGTAGAAGTCAAGGAAAGAAATGTTACAAGATCATTGCCTTTTCCACATATCAGCACGTGTTCTTACCTTGCGGAGGACTACACCCAGTAAATGGGTTACACAACTCCAAGTCACAATCACAGCGATGTTGACACTCCACGCCATAATTAGGATAAAAGCATATCAACGTACAGTCTTTTCCGAAGTAACCAATTCTACATTCTGTTGTATATCATGAGTATATATTAGTGTTCATTTTCTATGTACATACGCAACGTGCAACTTGCGATATTGAAATAGCAATGGCGGATCCATGATTTTATGAAAGGAGCAGGCAAAACAGCTTTGAAATATGTAGGCGAGttaaaatggaaatttaatggaatttgaaattacatgtattatacccGTTACTaggggtcggggggggggggtgaaatcCCCGGCAGCTAAAGTATTTCGTGAGATTTGATTCTAAAAGACGAAAGAAAGCTCAGATGAAGGGGGCGGGGATCCTCCCTTAAATCCGCCTATGAATGATCTATATGTTCTatcattatattttgtaaaatagcaaaaatattttgatatttacctttGCAGCGTCCACTTCGTTCATCCCAATAGTGACCAAAGCAGCACTCATTTCCTTTTACCTTACTAACGATACagctttatttttatataattattaaatttcatagcgcaattatttatcaaacattatttcatctatattactTACGTGGGACAAACGCCAAAAGCATACCGGCTGAactgaaaaatacaaaaaagtAGAACCGCTGTCTCACACAAAGAACCCATTGTTTTATGAAATTAGTTTGACAATTAGTGCAATTATAATTCACTTAACACTTCCGTGATATTTATGGTCGGTAAATTCCTGAGAAGGGGGAAGAATTAAATATAATCAATTAAACCGATTTGATGCGataaacatgtataaataaaaataaataaatatcaataatgCAATGCAAATAATTATGTAATTCTGTCATTAATAgcaataaaacatatttttcaataatgCGTTGAAAATGGAATTAGCTTCAAAAGCTTATACTCCGGTGGATATAGGTAGAttgtagacagacagacagatttAAAATCCACAGATCACTCTCTTATCTATTAATTAAAGGGCTAGAAATATTTGTCCGGACCACATAATTAGAAGCTTACACTTGGAATGATGTCTATGATCGGACTATTTGCATTTACACTGAACCAAGGTTATCTAACCATGATCGAATTCACGAGTACTTGAAATTAATTAACTTCGTAATGGTCCTTCATCTGAAGTAGAAGCGTTTCGCCAAGGTCGGGGTACAAGAAACATTTGTACGAGAATTAATTATTCAATGAACAGGGGTGGTCAGACAGTgcattaaaatatgaattcataATGGATAAAGATAAGAAGTTCATATTGGCACAAAGATTGTTCATCACCAGGCTATGTGTTCGGTGTTATTCAATATatcgtatacatgtatcaagggtgctctctctctctctctctctctctctctctctctctctctaacagtATGGGATATACAATTTTATTCCTTCCCGTTATGAGTCTGTCTCAGTTGGTAAATGTCTCAAACAAAGCAGTTTGTGGTGTTCGATAAATTCTGTAAAAATTATGTATTGCATATCACTTTAATATTAACATATTTAGAATGAAAGCTGCTTATTACCGGCAAAACGTACAGAATCTAAAAGTTTTCTAAAACAACGATTTCGTATGCGAAGGTTGTCCACAATTTCGTTAAACTATTATATTTTCTTCCTTGTCCATTTGTTGAATGGTGACTAAAATTCAGgagaaaaacaatatttagtACTAAAGTGTTTGGCGTGGTACATGTAGGTGACAGCGCGAACTGCGAAGTCAAATTTTTCCAGTCTCTATTTCATTATAGATCCTTCAATCCAAACGTATTATGTAATAAAATCCTTGACTTTTGTTTCACATCCCATGATAGTTCAGGTGTACGCAGTTACATATGCGTGATTACATGGAACATAAAGTGAATTTCATATTCCAATAATTCAATGGAAAGAATCTTTATAAAATGGATACTTTATCTCGTGACAAATATGAGAatagtttttaaagatttcattCTAGTTATGATATTAATAATGATTATACTCTTTCTCGTTTTTAAAGCTTGATAAATATACTATAGTTACATTTGAAACAGAATGCATGTGGAATACAGATTCACTATACAAACTCATTTTGTAGTTATCAATTCGAATGGCAGTACatacatcattttaattttcgtGGAGTTGATGTAATTTATCCTTAAATAAAACGCACCATTACAGTGACACTTTATTGCAATTCACAATTTGAAACTGCGAAGCAATGCtctccaaaaaataaaaaagatttcTTTGATactctgattttatttcaacaaCTGTAAACTGTAAaggaaaacataacaaaaatgataaccaatttataaacaaaatagatataaataaatagtTTAGAATTATTGCATAGTGTGTAAACACCACACTGATTGTCTATCGTGTGTAGTAACTCGTCTGTTTTTCAGAGACAGTCACTGACAGACTACGGTTGTTTGTCAGTTGTTCGTGTGTTTCATAGAAAGTATTTGGTTTCCTGCCAGTCCTAAAGAAGATCTCAAACTCCACCCAGATACTGTCTGCTGTTCAATTTTGGAATGGTTCACGTGAAACAGAAAAGTCTCTTGACCTACAATGTCAATCTCATTTGGTCGATGTAGAAAGCTTGAATATTCCATTCCTCTCGGTAGAACGATGgccattttgtattcttaattTGAGTTACCTGTAGTCCACAGATATCTTAGCACAGTGTTCCAAGAACTGTCGCATACAATAGCGATTTCCGGCAATTTTCCCCCaggaataaatatatatacaatgtctgTATGAATTAGAGAAGActgtcaaatttttttttctcaggaTGGTTTGCAGTAACAGAACACACTATCTTGGATTATTATTCCTTCTTAATGCAGTTTTGCTTACCTTGCTCATGAACTTTCACCATATAATGAAACATCTCGCACATGCTAcatatttatacacaaatacACGTAACCTGCGTTGGTGCTCCCCTATGAAGGTTAGTAAACTTATGAATGAATCAAACAACACACGAACAATGGAGGCACCTTACTACATCTGATAAAAATGAAGGAGACATTGTTTTGGTTATGATAAAATACAAGCCCCGGCAAGACCACACATAGAGTACAGATTGTCGTCTGAGAGTCACCATGAGGGCAGTCTGACGCTGGTGTAACACTATCCACCTGTTTAAAGGTGAACGGCACCTTTCGTATTCTTTTAAGTTCCtcgtgttttgtttttttcgtAATGTAATATCACCCCCGCCGAAGGACAGTGGGAGGGAAACGTCTGGTgcaagtctctctctctctctctctctctctctctctctctctctctctcctaagGAGAGGATAGAAGGGTAGAACTACATTATTAAATTAGGTATCGTATGTAACATTCCTGTCATTCTCATATTCTATTACATGTAGATTCAAACAAAATAGGAAGttttacatgttgatatatattGAGGTTAGTTTTTAATATAAGctttctttcttaaaatgttAATTCATATATCATCATAATTTACGTTATTATCATTCAGATACGCATCCAATTAGTAtgacagtatatatattttggcTAGCTAATTAATGATAAGGTACACGAgtattgaaattttcaaattctcaaCAATTATCTCTAAATTTCCACAGGTTTCTACTAAAAATTCTTATTCGTATAATTTCATATTATCAACAGAGGATTCAAGGTTATTTACTAGATGACAGGGGGTAAAGGGACTGCGCACTGCGATATTGAGAGTTGGAAATTTAATCAAAACTGTCTTTCACAATTTAAAGTTGGCGTTTaaattagctgtcattttgtcaccaaaaattgaattcaatgaaatttgctttatattatatatttcagaaataacaccagtattttaattatcttaattatttcaaacactttctTGACTTCAAAGTAGATACATGATAATGAttgtgtaattttggtgattaaataattattgtcttgcaaacTAAAATCGGTTATATAaaatagttttattaggtttatCTTGTTTTcgaacaaaataaatgtttttatcagtcattaatataattatatatattccaatgtcaTTGAAAGATTTGGAGAAAAAATGGCcaccatcactttcacagctaatgcccttCTAAGTGCAAAGATTTGTTGATTTCACCACTAAGGCTTTACTGAGACAGTGACCTCATCACTGAACATCTCATCTGATCACTTGACCTTTCTTCATACACAAGATACGCAGTCTGCAATGCAGAGAAAAGACACAACTTTGCCACGCCCCCTAACCCATACATGccattacacacacacacacacacacacacacacaaccgGGAGGATTTTCAGAAAATCGAACGTTCACGAATGatgaaatacaaatgtatagtgcgaatgtaaattgtaaaatcaCTCGACAGAACAAACAGGGTATCAACGTATTCGTATAACAAAATTTAATCTGTTTTGATAATCATGTACATTTGATACATTTCTTCTACATTGAAGTAGTTTCATTTGACATAGATGGGCCAGTAATAGAAAAGGTTGAAACTCATATGCATTTAGGATTAAATTTCCAACAGGATCGTAATTGGAGAACACACATACTAAATATTCATGCGAAAGCATGCAGTAGATTGAATATATTAAGAATGTTGAAACATACACTTAAAAGGGATTCATTGATAAAAATTTACTTTGCTTTTGTACGACCTGTACTCGAATATTCGGATATTGTTTGGGATCAGAAAGAGATGCCAAATTACTGGAAGATGTTCAAATTGCAGCTGCAAGAATAATAAGTGGTTTAAGAATAAATTCATCAAGATCAATACTGTATGATGAACTTGGGTGGGATTCTCTAGCAACTAGAAGAAAAATACACaatcttttattattttatgaaatagtttatgGATTACATGTAACATCCCAATATTTACAAGACTTACTGCAACCATGTTTCCCACCTCATAATTCTTACCCCCTAAGAAATCAGTTTAATTTTCCATTGGCTAAATCTGCCTCATATGTGAATAGTTTTATTCCTTCAACTATAAAACTAATGAATGACTTATCTCTTGAAATTagaagtcttccaacagtaaCAGCATTTAagacaacatttaaaaaacgttatTGCCGAAAACCTAGGACATATCATAATTAAGGGACTCGAAAAGCAAATATACTTCACTGTCAACTGCTAAATAATGCTAGCAATTTACATGTTGATCTATTTAATCATTTTCTGAGGGAAAATCAAATATGTGATCTATGTGGAAATATTTCTGAAACTGTATTTCACTTCTACATGAATTGTACAAAACACAATTTACAAAGACGGAAACTAATTCAAAGTTTTAGTCATTTGCAATTGCCATTACAGTTATCCATTGAACTTATTTTGAATGGAGATAACAATCTTACATTCAatcaaaatattgcaatatttgaaATTGTGCATGAATTTATTCTGTCTACAAAGAGATTTGTGAaaccaatttcattttattgtcaTAGAACTCATatctaattttctttcttttcatgtttccattttgtttttcCTATTTTGTATCTAATTTAGGGGGTGTTAAGTTCCCCATCTTTGGTGGGCCatataattgtggatattaaatgtatgttgattgtgaTGTTTCATCATGTATATCTTGTTTAGTATTGGTTGTATTTACCATTGCATATTATCTGTCAtttacattaataaatgacatttttcacatcaagattttgtcattcagacCCACCAAACTAGCACACACTGTgttgacaaaaaaaaaactatttattGATTCCATACAATGATAGAATTGATTACAAGCTGCCATGCCATAAATTACCTATGTTATTGCAATGTTCAAATCAGTATATCCCTTCTGTAatactgtatttatatattctaatgtttGTATGACCTTGTACCTTCtacggagaggacttatataggcagtgcctgctGTCTAATCCTATTGTgaattttcataataaaatactgtttaaattcaAATCACATTAAAGTAGTAGTTTATTCAAGCAGAGCTAAGGAAAACCAAATGATAAATATCTCCAGAAGTTTCTATACGTAAAAAGAATTGAAcagttttaaaatgaatttctccCCATTTCAAGCATAATTCAAATTGTgaaacaaaacatttcatccatatatttttttcttatcgTATTCTCTTGTATGTATCATACATTGTATAATTATGGATGATAATTACCTCAAGCTTTCTATCTTACGATAGCCTCTAATCACTGTGTCCCAATTGTTAAATTGGGTAGGTGGAACTGCATATACAGAAGAGATACAATAGTTTCTGTAAATGCAACCAAACTGGCATCTTTGAtagccaagggttttcagtTCACCCGCTCCCCACAAACGTTTGTGGGGAGCGGGCTGGATCGAAAACTCTTGATGCCAAAATGGGGATCAATATCATTATATATCCTTAAATGAAATTGGCTAGGAAATATTGATACTGTTTAAGCTTTATGATGCTTTTATATTCTATAATTTAATGTCATCTGCTAGTATTCTGATTTTTAggaaacgagagagagagagagagagagagagagagagagagagagattaaacAAGCAAAGTTGTACAACTCGAGTCCATTAGAAATAATAACTATTTTTGCGCAATTGGAACTTGTAAAAAGTTGTACTATCATTTGCCTCCAGGGCAAACGTTACTCAAACATTACAAAAACTTCGCTTAATAGTATTTTCCTTAGGGTGTCATTGACACAATTTTGCGTAATCGTACAtaggactgaaattttgatATAGTTGCTCATCATGATCATCGTGTTAAAAGTGTCTGACGAATAACATGTAACAATTTAAAATGATTACAAATATGTAGTACCTCTCATCTTTAGGATTCCATTCACATACTGATTGATACAAAAATGAATAAGGCATTAGTGTAGCTCCCTGCATTACGCATCTATCAATTCTAAATTGGTTAGTCatataatgattatatataaGAACACATGTAAACATCCTCAGTAAAATTTCGACATCTGAAGGTATAAGATACAAAACAAACTTTCAAGCTTTCAGATCAGTTTCGATGGAATAGACTAATATTGCAATTCGTTTGACTGTACTgcatttaaagatattttttaaaattttgaaagataGTGCTCTGAACAGTATGGATGCTGTGTCCAATAAAGTGTTGTGTTTTGTGAAAGCTTTAGTAGTGCTATGTTTAATCAGCTTTACATCCACAAACGCTATTCCAGAATGTAAGTATCATGATTGTTAGTATTTAAGCTTGGGAAAACTAAGTAATACTTtaaatttattgtaaaatttcaaacacCTGTAAAATTGTCACGGTGTGCATATAGGAGAAATTTTCAGTAACGTTTTTATAAATAAGATGTTTTAAGCTGTAAACTTCGAATATATTTTTCACCTGTGCTTCACTGATTTAGATTACATGGAAGAAAGATGCAATGTGAACAATATTGTAAATCTGGCCACTGAATCTCACGAGTCGGTCCGGCTTCGTCTGACTAGAAATCCGGCTTACACTAGGAACATCAACTGTATCATGATTGTCCAGCCTCCGCCGGGCAAAAAACTGATTGTCCGGTTCAACGAAATCGACATCCAGCAGTTACAAAGTGGACAGTGTGTAGATGCACTGATCGCCATAGACGGCCAAGATCAAGTGTCGGCTAGACTTCTTCAAGGTAATTGCTTTTAGTCGCTTTATATTGATTAAAGAAAAACCCTTTATCATTTGTATATCACTGTAGTCCAGCATTCGCAATGATAAAATACACGTAACGCTCTGAAGAGAATTATGGGTTTTCcctatgtatatacatgtaggtacaccTCAACAAATCTGCGGCCAGTCCAGACCTGCCCAGGCCTTTGTGACACAACAGGGACCCCTCCTCCTCAGATTTACCAGTGGACAAACCAATGTAGCAAGGAGGGGCTTCGATCTCCTCATAACTGCGTATAAAGATGGTAAGAAATattaacatattttcaaatCGAGGGGTGGGGACAGAAGTGACGCTGAAATACAAACACGCGTGCTCAAACACATcgtacatgtacctgtttaGCTTTGTTACATGCAAGCCAAATACTTAGGTGACGGAGAAAGGAAAAACTTTATATTCGATATAAATgccatttatatttttcaatatcaatatcgtgtattgttttaatttcctaTCATA encodes the following:
- the LOC125683898 gene encoding neuropilin and tolloid-like protein 1, which translates into the protein MEERCNVNNIVNLATESHESVRLRLTRNPAYTRNINCIMIVQPPPGKKLIVRFNEIDIQQLQSGQCVDALIAIDGQDQVSARLLQGTPQQICGQSRPAQAFVTQQGPLLLRFTSGQTNVARRGFDLLITAYKDGPCASNEYTCHNQRCINENLRCSGLDHCGDGTKPCPLTAEAIAGIAVGGALLLIIIIALIVFCVCRHKRKTNFSEKAHAHDNRRNGYEPTVVHGESIKINGNGVRGVVY